A window from Thermomonas aquatica encodes these proteins:
- a CDS encoding glycosyltransferase family 2 protein, with the protein MQDIAPQHDCLTLVIAAYNEADALPALQPRIAAALDLAESEGLEARVLYIDDGSRDATWDVLRGLAARDPRIGLLRLSRNFGKEAALTAGLDRIERGAALILDADGQDPPELLPQFIAKWREGFDDVHGTRLERDGEGLLKRATAHGFYRVMGMLSKTPVPRDTGDFRLLSPRALAALRELRERHRFMKGLFGWIGFNQVAIPYHREARLAGRSKFGFWKLWNFALEGITSFSTAPLRAATYLGIATAFVAFVYGAWVIAKALLWGDPVAGWPTMMAVILFLGGVQLVALGLIGEYLGRLYEESKQRPLYLVDSWLPATGVSSQRHPIPQGASHAHGKAAAGNQVA; encoded by the coding sequence ATGCAGGACATCGCGCCGCAACACGACTGCCTGACCCTGGTGATCGCCGCGTACAACGAGGCGGATGCGCTGCCTGCATTGCAGCCGCGGATCGCCGCCGCGCTGGACCTGGCCGAAAGCGAAGGACTGGAAGCGCGCGTGCTGTACATCGACGACGGCAGCCGCGACGCCACCTGGGACGTGCTGCGCGGGCTCGCCGCGCGCGACCCGCGGATCGGCCTGCTGCGCTTGTCGCGCAATTTCGGCAAGGAGGCCGCGCTCACCGCGGGGCTGGACCGGATCGAACGCGGCGCCGCGCTGATCCTCGATGCCGACGGCCAGGATCCGCCGGAATTGCTGCCGCAGTTCATCGCCAAGTGGCGCGAAGGTTTCGACGACGTGCACGGCACCCGCCTCGAGCGCGACGGCGAAGGCCTGCTCAAGCGGGCGACCGCGCACGGCTTCTACCGCGTGATGGGGATGTTGTCGAAGACGCCGGTCCCGCGCGATACCGGCGATTTCCGCCTGCTCTCGCCGCGCGCGCTGGCCGCGTTGCGCGAACTGCGCGAACGCCACCGCTTCATGAAGGGCCTGTTCGGCTGGATCGGCTTCAACCAGGTGGCGATTCCCTACCACCGCGAGGCGCGCCTGGCAGGGCGCAGCAAGTTCGGTTTCTGGAAGCTGTGGAACTTCGCGCTGGAGGGCATCACCAGCTTCAGCACCGCGCCGCTGCGGGCGGCGACCTACCTCGGCATCGCCACCGCGTTCGTCGCCTTCGTGTACGGCGCCTGGGTCATCGCCAAGGCCCTGCTGTGGGGCGACCCGGTCGCCGGCTGGCCGACCATGATGGCGGTGATCCTGTTCCTGGGCGGCGTGCAGCTGGTCGCGCTGGGCCTGATCGGCGAATACCTGGGCCGGCTGTACGAGGAGTCCAAGCAGCGCCCGCTGTACCTCGTCGACAGCTGGCTGCCCGCGACCGGAGTATCCTCGCAACGGCACCCGATCCCGCAAGGAGCAAGCCATGCGCACGGTAAGGCAGCTGCTGGAAACCAAGTCGCCTGA
- a CDS encoding CBS domain-containing protein, translating to MRTVRQLLETKSPEIHSIAPGAPVIDAIRLMAERRIGALLVMEGPRLAGILSERDYARKVVLQGRSSKDTPVRDIMTAEVISVGPQDSTDHCMQLVTDSRIRHLPVVDDGQVIGVVSIGDLVKAVIAEQRQELDHLQRYIAS from the coding sequence ATGCGCACGGTAAGGCAGCTGCTGGAAACCAAGTCGCCTGAGATCCATTCGATCGCGCCCGGCGCGCCGGTGATCGATGCGATCCGGCTGATGGCCGAACGCCGGATCGGCGCGCTGCTGGTGATGGAGGGCCCGCGCCTGGCCGGGATCCTGTCCGAGCGCGATTACGCGCGCAAGGTGGTGCTGCAGGGGCGTTCGTCGAAGGACACGCCGGTGCGCGACATCATGACCGCCGAGGTGATCAGCGTCGGCCCGCAGGATTCGACCGACCACTGCATGCAACTGGTCACGGACAGCCGCATCCGCCACCTGCCGGTGGTCGATGATGGGCAGGTGATCGGCGTGGTGTCGATCGGCGACCTGGTCAAGGCGGTGATCGCGGAGCAGCGACAGGAACTGGACCACCTGCAGCGTTACATCGCGTCGTAA
- the trhA gene encoding PAQR family membrane homeostasis protein TrhA — MPESPPAATATADLREELASALTHGLGATAALAGGAVLITLAALYGDGWQLAGAIVFGIALLLLYVASTLYHAIQHPVAKGRLKVFDHCAIYVLIAGTYTPFTLVGLRGPVGWWLFAAIWTLALGGVVFKLFYTGRFKRLSTLIYIAMGWLIVVAAKPMLAALDAWTLGWLLAGGLSYTLGTVFYHRPQMRYSHAVWHLFVLGGSLCHYVAVMAQVLPRR, encoded by the coding sequence ATGCCTGAATCTCCGCCCGCCGCAACAGCGACCGCCGACCTGCGCGAAGAGCTGGCCAGCGCACTCACCCACGGCCTGGGCGCGACCGCGGCGCTGGCCGGCGGCGCGGTCCTGATCACCCTCGCCGCGTTGTACGGCGATGGCTGGCAATTGGCCGGCGCCATCGTCTTCGGCATCGCCCTGCTGCTGCTGTATGTCGCCTCGACCCTGTACCACGCGATCCAGCATCCGGTCGCCAAGGGCCGGCTCAAGGTGTTCGATCATTGCGCGATCTACGTGCTGATCGCCGGCACCTATACGCCGTTCACCCTGGTCGGCCTGCGCGGGCCGGTCGGCTGGTGGCTGTTCGCCGCGATCTGGACGCTGGCCCTGGGCGGCGTGGTGTTCAAGCTGTTCTACACCGGCCGCTTCAAGCGCCTGTCGACCCTGATCTACATCGCCATGGGCTGGCTGATCGTGGTCGCGGCCAAGCCGATGCTGGCCGCGCTGGATGCCTGGACGCTGGGTTGGCTGCTGGCCGGCGGCCTGTCCTATACCTTGGGCACCGTGTTCTACCACCGCCCGCAAATGCGCTACTCGCACGCGGTCTGGCACCTGTTCGTGCTCGGCGGCAGCCTCTGCCACTACGTCGCGGTGATGGCGCAGGTGCTGCCCCGGCGCTGA
- a CDS encoding peptide chain release factor 3, giving the protein MSEVRLPDISIEAARRRTFAIISHPDAGKTTLTEKLLLFGGAIQMAGSVKGRKAARHATSDWMALEKERGISVTSSVMQFPYEGRIVNLLDTPGHADFGEDTYRVLTAVDSALMVIDVAKGVEERTIKLMEVCRLRDTPIMTFVNKLDREGKDPIELLDEIESVLGIQCAPVTWPIGMGQRLKGVVHLVTGEVHLYEPGRNFTRQDSTIFPSLDAPGVEERIGADMLAELRDQLELVQGASHPFNREAYLEGMQSPVFFGSGVNNFGVQPLLDFFVEHAPSPQARATTTRLVEAAEPRLTGFVFKIQANMDPMHRDRVAFMRVCSGKFEAGMKAYHPRTGKELKLANALTFMASDREIAESAFPGDVIGIHNHGTISIGDTFTEGEKISFTGIPNFAPELFRRARLRDPLKLKQLQKGLAQLSEEGATQFFRPLMSNDLILGAVGVLQFDVVAYRLKDEYGVEASFEQVAVATARWIKCDDAKKLEEFREKNAMNLALDAAGHLVYLAPTRVNLQLAQERAPAVEFLATREHAQAVELP; this is encoded by the coding sequence ATGTCAGAAGTCCGGCTCCCAGATATCTCGATCGAAGCCGCGCGCCGCCGCACCTTCGCCATCATTTCCCACCCCGACGCCGGCAAGACCACGCTCACCGAGAAGCTGCTGCTGTTCGGCGGCGCGATCCAGATGGCCGGTTCGGTCAAGGGCCGCAAGGCCGCGCGTCACGCCACCTCCGACTGGATGGCGCTGGAGAAGGAACGCGGGATCTCGGTGACCAGCTCGGTGATGCAGTTCCCGTACGAGGGCCGCATCGTCAACCTGCTCGACACCCCCGGCCACGCCGACTTCGGCGAGGACACCTACCGCGTGCTCACCGCGGTCGACAGCGCGTTGATGGTGATCGACGTCGCCAAGGGCGTCGAGGAGCGCACGATCAAGCTGATGGAGGTGTGCCGCCTGCGCGACACCCCGATCATGACCTTCGTCAACAAGCTCGACCGCGAGGGCAAGGACCCGATCGAGCTGCTCGACGAGATCGAATCGGTGCTCGGCATCCAGTGCGCGCCGGTGACCTGGCCGATCGGCATGGGCCAGCGCCTGAAGGGCGTGGTCCACCTGGTCACCGGCGAGGTGCACCTGTACGAACCCGGCCGCAACTTCACCCGCCAGGACTCGACGATCTTCCCCTCGCTGGATGCGCCCGGCGTGGAGGAGCGCATCGGCGCCGACATGCTGGCCGAATTGCGCGACCAGCTGGAACTGGTGCAGGGCGCCAGCCATCCGTTCAACCGCGAGGCCTACCTCGAGGGCATGCAGTCGCCGGTGTTCTTCGGCTCCGGCGTCAACAACTTCGGCGTGCAGCCGCTGCTGGATTTCTTCGTCGAACACGCGCCCTCGCCGCAGGCACGCGCGACCACCACGCGCCTGGTCGAGGCCGCCGAACCCAGGCTCACCGGCTTCGTGTTCAAGATCCAGGCCAACATGGACCCGATGCACCGCGACCGCGTGGCGTTCATGCGCGTCTGCTCCGGCAAGTTCGAAGCCGGGATGAAGGCCTACCACCCGCGCACCGGCAAGGAACTCAAGCTTGCGAACGCGCTGACCTTCATGGCGTCGGATCGCGAGATCGCCGAATCCGCATTCCCCGGCGACGTGATCGGCATCCACAACCACGGCACCATCTCGATCGGCGATACCTTCACCGAAGGCGAGAAGATCAGCTTCACCGGCATCCCCAACTTCGCCCCGGAACTGTTCCGCCGCGCGCGCCTGCGCGATCCGCTCAAGCTCAAGCAGCTGCAGAAGGGCCTCGCGCAGCTGTCCGAGGAAGGCGCGACCCAGTTCTTCCGCCCGCTGATGAGCAACGACCTGATCCTGGGCGCGGTCGGCGTGCTGCAGTTCGACGTGGTCGCCTATCGCCTGAAGGACGAATACGGCGTGGAAGCCAGCTTCGAGCAGGTCGCGGTCGCCACCGCGCGCTGGATCAAGTGCGACGACGCCAAGAAGCTCGAGGAGTTCCGCGAGAAGAACGCGATGAATCTCGCGCTCGACGCCGCCGGCCACCTGGTCTATCTCGCGCCGACCCGGGTCAACCTGCAACTGGCGCAGGAACGCGCGCCGGCGGTGGAGTTCCTGGCCACCCGCGAGCATGCGCAGGCGGTGGAACTGCCGTGA
- a CDS encoding serine/threonine-protein kinase has protein sequence MHDEATHALDEAAQAAASLPGSIGPYRILGLLGEGGMGRVYLAREANPPRDVALKVVRGVSSATLERFRREVALLGQLEHPGIVRLYAAGEDTVGGLPSPWFALEVVRGPDLRGYLERAQPDLRARVALLSKLARAAHFAHQRGIVHRDLKPSNVLVDEHGQPKILDFGIARLHGEAGGDMTQAGQVVGTLPYMSPEQLSGQGREADARSDVYALGAIGYELISGRLPHPRLSTSTLFEALDIVRREDPPTLERLAPGARGDLSTVVMKALAAEPVQRYASAADFADDLDAVLGHRPIRARAPTLAYRAARFVRRHRALSIAAGIVFAALLSATVVSTLAAQRARAALAEAQARASELAAVNGFVETMLTEADPDAGGSAEMPMREVLERAELTLADGKGSTRTQGQVALLLARAWSGLGESARAQGLLDRSQHWLDAGFGTDSPEAMEVLYTRMEDFARASEPDKALAGATVLEKRLSASDAGWAKALTFKSRVLRAQALEESGDVDAAIKLDRELLADPALPALQQADELTDTLRHNLAYTLNNSGGFTEAEALLRQTLASESKRIGPDHPQTLYTKKALGQSLHRQGRLDEAVVLYAEVYEKRRKRYGDDHPLTLGSGGQLASAYNTLNRPAEAEPLLRRSLAAHKARGEDDSLEALVDRVILATTLEKLGRYDEAIATADAAIAQEHGKPSRDTVAARNAKATAMFKAGRVRDAKAVWDEALALAPTAMGTEHPNYAAILAGSANADLALGDLQGARRKLEPALAALKGKQGPKHPRTREAAQRLAETYERLGMRDQAAALRSEFPAEAK, from the coding sequence ATGCACGACGAAGCCACGCACGCGCTCGACGAAGCGGCCCAGGCGGCTGCCAGCTTGCCGGGGTCGATCGGCCCGTATCGCATCCTCGGTCTGCTGGGCGAGGGCGGCATGGGCCGCGTCTACCTGGCGCGCGAGGCCAATCCGCCGCGCGACGTCGCCTTGAAGGTGGTGCGCGGGGTGTCCTCGGCCACGCTGGAACGCTTCCGCCGCGAGGTCGCGTTGCTGGGCCAGCTGGAGCACCCCGGCATCGTCCGCCTGTATGCCGCGGGCGAGGACACGGTCGGCGGTCTGCCGTCGCCGTGGTTCGCGCTGGAAGTGGTGCGCGGCCCGGACCTGCGCGGTTACCTGGAACGCGCGCAGCCCGACCTGCGCGCGCGCGTCGCCCTGCTGTCGAAGCTGGCGCGCGCGGCGCATTTCGCCCACCAGCGCGGCATCGTGCATCGCGACCTCAAGCCGTCGAACGTGCTGGTGGACGAACACGGCCAGCCGAAGATCCTCGATTTCGGCATCGCCCGCCTGCACGGCGAAGCCGGCGGCGACATGACCCAGGCCGGGCAGGTGGTCGGCACCTTGCCGTACATGAGCCCGGAGCAGTTGTCGGGACAGGGCCGTGAAGCCGATGCGCGCAGCGATGTGTATGCGCTGGGCGCGATCGGCTACGAGCTGATTTCCGGCCGCCTGCCGCACCCGCGGCTGTCGACCTCGACCCTGTTCGAGGCGCTGGACATCGTCCGCCGGGAAGACCCGCCGACACTGGAACGCCTGGCCCCCGGCGCGCGCGGCGACCTCAGCACGGTGGTGATGAAGGCGCTGGCCGCGGAGCCCGTGCAGCGCTACGCCAGCGCGGCCGACTTCGCCGACGATCTCGATGCTGTGCTGGGACATCGGCCGATCCGCGCGCGCGCGCCGACGCTGGCGTACCGCGCTGCGCGCTTCGTGCGCAGGCATCGCGCGCTGAGCATCGCGGCCGGCATCGTGTTCGCGGCATTGCTGTCCGCGACCGTCGTCAGCACGCTGGCGGCGCAGCGCGCACGCGCGGCGTTGGCCGAGGCGCAGGCGCGCGCCAGCGAACTGGCCGCGGTGAACGGTTTCGTCGAAACCATGCTGACCGAGGCGGATCCCGATGCCGGTGGTTCCGCCGAGATGCCGATGCGCGAAGTGCTGGAGCGCGCCGAACTGACCTTGGCGGACGGCAAGGGATCGACGCGCACCCAGGGCCAGGTGGCCCTGCTGCTGGCCCGCGCCTGGAGCGGCTTGGGCGAAAGCGCGAGGGCGCAGGGGCTGCTGGATCGTTCGCAACACTGGCTCGATGCGGGATTCGGCACGGACAGCCCGGAAGCGATGGAAGTTCTCTACACCCGCATGGAGGATTTCGCGCGGGCCAGCGAACCCGACAAGGCTTTGGCCGGGGCGACTGTGCTGGAGAAGCGCTTGTCGGCGAGCGATGCCGGCTGGGCGAAGGCGCTGACGTTCAAGTCGCGGGTACTGCGCGCGCAGGCGCTGGAAGAGTCCGGCGACGTGGACGCGGCGATCAAGCTCGACCGCGAGTTGCTGGCCGACCCGGCACTGCCTGCGTTGCAGCAAGCCGACGAACTGACCGACACCCTGCGCCACAACCTGGCCTACACACTGAACAACTCCGGCGGCTTTACCGAGGCCGAGGCGCTACTGCGGCAAACGCTGGCGTCGGAATCGAAACGCATTGGCCCCGATCACCCACAGACGCTCTACACCAAGAAGGCGCTGGGGCAGTCGCTGCATCGCCAGGGCCGGCTGGACGAGGCGGTCGTGTTGTATGCCGAGGTCTACGAAAAACGCCGCAAGCGTTATGGCGATGACCATCCGTTGACCCTGGGCTCCGGCGGGCAGCTCGCGTCCGCGTACAACACGCTGAATCGTCCGGCCGAAGCCGAGCCATTGCTGCGTCGATCGCTTGCTGCGCACAAGGCACGCGGCGAGGACGATTCGCTGGAAGCGCTGGTCGATCGAGTGATATTGGCCACCACCCTGGAGAAGCTGGGCCGCTACGACGAAGCGATCGCCACCGCCGATGCGGCCATCGCGCAGGAGCACGGCAAACCCAGCCGCGACACCGTGGCCGCGCGCAATGCCAAGGCCACCGCTATGTTCAAGGCCGGCCGCGTTCGCGACGCAAAAGCCGTCTGGGACGAGGCGCTGGCGCTGGCACCCACGGCGATGGGTACCGAACATCCGAACTACGCCGCGATCCTGGCCGGTTCGGCCAATGCCGACCTGGCGCTGGGCGACTTGCAGGGCGCGCGGCGCAAGCTGGAGCCCGCGCTGGCCGCGCTGAAGGGCAAGCAGGGGCCGAAGCATCCACGCACGCGCGAAGCCGCGCAGCGCCTGGCCGAAACCTATGAGCGGCTCGGCATGCGCGACCAGGCGGCGGCCTTGCGCAGCGAATTCCCGGCCGAGGCGAAGTAG